Proteins encoded by one window of Rhodobacteraceae bacterium IMCC1335:
- the lipA gene encoding lipoyl synthase has translation MRDLKLPQERHPEKAHKPDNRQPKKPDWIRVKAPVSEGYKATRDIMREHNLVTVCEEAGCPNVGECWSQGHATMMIMGEVCTRACSFCNIATGKPPEALDVFEPGRVADAVFKLGLNHVVITSVDRDDVEDGGAEHFAQTIRAIRRKSPETTIEILTPDFLKCDPAVLELVVAARPDVFNHNLETVPGLYPEVRPGARYFHSLRLLQRVKELDPSMFTKSGIMVGLGENRQTVSQVMDDLRAADVDFLTIGQYLQPTPKHHAVDRFVHPDEFAAYEKAAYGKGFLMVSATPLTRSSYHAGDDFQRLRAARLARLAK, from the coding sequence GTGCGTGATCTAAAACTGCCTCAAGAGCGGCATCCAGAAAAAGCTCATAAGCCAGACAACCGGCAGCCCAAGAAACCCGATTGGATTAGGGTGAAGGCACCGGTCTCCGAAGGCTATAAGGCCACGCGCGATATTATGCGCGAGCATAATTTGGTAACGGTATGCGAAGAAGCAGGCTGTCCAAATGTTGGCGAATGTTGGAGCCAAGGCCACGCCACCATGATGATCATGGGCGAAGTGTGCACACGGGCCTGCAGCTTTTGCAATATAGCCACCGGAAAGCCTCCTGAAGCTTTGGATGTGTTTGAGCCTGGCAGGGTTGCCGATGCCGTCTTTAAATTGGGGTTGAACCATGTGGTGATCACGTCGGTTGATCGCGATGATGTAGAAGATGGTGGGGCAGAACATTTTGCGCAAACCATTCGCGCGATCCGGCGCAAAAGCCCTGAAACGACGATTGAAATTCTGACGCCCGACTTTTTAAAATGCGACCCGGCCGTGCTTGAGTTGGTGGTGGCGGCGCGCCCGGATGTGTTTAATCACAATTTGGAGACTGTACCCGGATTGTACCCAGAAGTACGCCCCGGCGCGCGCTATTTTCATTCTTTGAGGCTTTTGCAAAGGGTCAAAGAATTGGATCCGTCGATGTTCACAAAATCCGGCATCATGGTTGGGCTTGGAGAAAATCGCCAAACTGTTTCGCAAGTGATGGATGATTTGCGCGCCGCGGATGTGGATTTTTTGACCATTGGACAATATCTGCAACCCACGCCAAAACATCATGCGGTGGATCGATTTGTGCACCCGGATGAATTTGCAGCCTATGAAAAAGCGGCGTATGGCAAAGGGTTTTTAATGGTTTCAGCAACCCCTTTAACCCGCTCTTCATATCACGCAGGAGATGATTTTCAACGCTTGCGCGCCGCTCGTTTGGCGCGTTTGGCTAAGTGA
- the guaA gene encoding glutamine-hydrolyzing GMP synthase has product MKHQHHERLLIIDFGSQVTQLIARRLRELKVYCEIHPYQNISDAFLSAFAPQAIIFSGGPASVFDAGAPRPPYSVFELGVPILGICYGQQVMMDMLGGKVERGHKTAEFGRAYVSKTGDTLDLLQGWFAQEREQVWMSHGDHVSAIAPGFSAYGTSPNAPFAITANLEKQFYAVQFHPEVHHTPNGAMIYENFVKIAGFSGDWTMGAYREQALEAIRKQVGDKKVICGLSGGVDSSVAAVLIHEAIGDQLTCVFVDHGLLRKEEATEVVEMFRDHYNMPFIHAQESELFLGALDGQSDPETKRKIIGGLFIDVFQKYADQIEDAEFLAQGTLYPDVIESVSFSGGPSVTIKSHHNVGGLPEKMGLKLVEPLRELFKDEVRALGRELGLPDNFIGRHPFPGPGLAIRCPGEITRAKLDILREADAVYIDQIRKHGLYDHIWQAFVAILPVRTVGVMGDGRTYDYACALRAVTSVDGMTADYYPFSHEFLGETATRIINEVKGINRVTYDITSKPPGTIEWE; this is encoded by the coding sequence ATGAAACACCAGCATCATGAACGTCTGTTAATCATCGACTTTGGCAGTCAGGTAACGCAATTGATTGCCCGCCGCTTGCGCGAGTTAAAGGTCTATTGTGAAATTCACCCATATCAGAATATCTCAGACGCTTTTTTAAGCGCCTTCGCGCCGCAGGCCATCATATTTTCAGGGGGCCCTGCCTCTGTCTTTGATGCGGGGGCTCCGCGCCCGCCATATTCTGTGTTTGAACTAGGAGTACCCATTCTAGGAATATGTTATGGCCAGCAGGTCATGATGGATATGTTGGGTGGCAAGGTCGAGCGTGGTCATAAAACGGCAGAATTTGGCCGCGCTTATGTGTCCAAAACGGGCGATACTCTGGATCTGTTACAGGGATGGTTTGCGCAAGAGCGCGAACAAGTCTGGATGTCGCATGGAGATCATGTCAGCGCGATCGCTCCAGGGTTTAGCGCCTATGGAACCTCGCCAAACGCGCCCTTTGCAATCACCGCAAATCTCGAGAAACAATTTTACGCTGTCCAGTTTCACCCAGAGGTACACCATACGCCAAACGGAGCCATGATTTACGAAAATTTCGTAAAAATTGCTGGATTTTCAGGCGATTGGACTATGGGCGCATATCGCGAACAGGCTTTGGAGGCGATCAGAAAGCAAGTTGGCGATAAAAAAGTGATTTGCGGATTATCCGGAGGCGTCGACAGTTCCGTGGCCGCCGTTTTGATCCATGAGGCAATTGGCGATCAGCTTACCTGCGTGTTCGTAGACCACGGCTTGCTGCGAAAAGAGGAAGCCACGGAAGTGGTTGAGATGTTTAGAGATCACTACAATATGCCCTTCATCCACGCCCAAGAATCCGAGCTGTTTCTTGGCGCTTTAGACGGGCAATCAGACCCCGAAACCAAACGTAAAATCATCGGTGGCTTGTTTATCGACGTATTTCAAAAATATGCAGATCAAATTGAGGATGCAGAATTTCTGGCGCAGGGCACGCTTTATCCGGATGTGATCGAATCTGTATCCTTTAGCGGTGGCCCATCTGTAACGATAAAATCGCACCATAATGTTGGCGGGCTTCCTGAAAAAATGGGCTTGAAACTTGTGGAACCGCTCAGAGAGCTGTTTAAGGATGAGGTGCGCGCCTTGGGCCGCGAACTTGGATTGCCCGACAACTTTATCGGGCGACATCCCTTCCCAGGGCCCGGCCTGGCCATTCGCTGCCCTGGTGAGATTACCCGCGCCAAACTAGATATTCTAAGGGAGGCGGACGCGGTCTATATTGATCAAATTCGCAAACACGGCCTATATGACCACATATGGCAGGCCTTCGTGGCGATTTTGCCGGTGCGCACGGTTGGCGTGATGGGGGATGGGCGCACCTATGATTATGCCTGCGCGCTGCGTGCTGTCACCTCAGTTGATGGGATGACGGCCGATTATTATCCATTTTCTCATGAGTTTCTCGGCGAAACCGCCACTCGAATTATCAATGAAGTAAAAGGTATCAATCGCGTGACGTATGATATCACATCAAAGCCACCAGGAACGATTGAGTGGGAATGA
- a CDS encoding SDR family NAD(P)-dependent oxidoreductase, giving the protein MKTVFITGTNKGLGLEFTKQYLNEGWNVIATCRSPNTATDLLSLSKKHPNSLTILSMDLTNEASIEQIGEEIKQRPIDIFISNAGTATGYTSGANLNDFGNVQSEPWVNIFRTNCVAPLLLAQVVHPNILLGSDKKLIFITSKPASITENTGGALYMNRSSRTALNQVIKSLSIDLYEEGIAVASVSPGWVKTDSGGEGALIDAETSVSGIKKVIEELDMSQTALYCDYKGEPISW; this is encoded by the coding sequence ATGAAGACAGTTTTTATTACAGGAACCAATAAAGGACTGGGGCTTGAGTTTACAAAGCAGTACTTAAATGAAGGCTGGAACGTCATTGCTACTTGCCGTTCACCCAATACGGCTACAGATTTACTGTCGCTTAGCAAGAAGCATCCAAATAGCCTGACAATTTTGAGCATGGATTTAACAAACGAGGCGTCGATTGAACAAATTGGCGAAGAAATTAAACAACGCCCCATTGATATATTTATAAGTAATGCGGGAACAGCAACAGGTTATACATCTGGAGCGAATTTAAATGATTTTGGAAATGTTCAATCTGAGCCATGGGTAAATATTTTCCGCACAAATTGCGTTGCACCTTTGCTTTTAGCACAGGTTGTTCACCCAAATATTTTATTGGGCTCAGACAAGAAGTTAATTTTCATCACGTCTAAGCCAGCTTCCATAACTGAGAATACGGGTGGCGCACTTTATATGAACCGCTCAAGCAGAACGGCGCTTAACCAAGTAATAAAATCACTGTCTATAGATTTATACGAAGAAGGGATCGCTGTTGCATCAGTCAGTCCAGGTTGGGTGAAAACAGACTCTGGCGGTGAAGGTGCCTTAATCGATGCTGAGACTAGTGTGAGCGGTATTAAAAAGGTGATTGAGGAACTTGATATGAGCCAGACAGCTCTATATTGCGATTACAAGGGTGAACCAATCTCTTGGTGA
- a CDS encoding tyrosine-type recombinase/integrase, producing the protein MALKKQHFAEGEIPIFDEACIYKRGEYWQFRMWLPKENKYARKSLRTRSEATAIEKGKAAYLEIYANLQQGKSYFSITTKEGVEKYLSFRQRDVELGHIVKGRHTTIATHLQHFLSFIGKDTKLKELERTDCENYFYHRHKATNGNVKQVTVQNEQSTINALMKWLHKNGETHIDGFDFKKLPRLDKGNEAIRRATLTNDEYEALYRAMRTYTAKHNKLDDAELRVRKIVQHYVLIAANSGLRVGEQRQLRWSEVQIERHKVNGEEQKLARIHVRAETSKVRTSRTFLCRNGQYFERLREISKPKTADELIFTVDNENELSKRTLLYHFHKMIELADIADREVRDLVPYSLRHFMITQRIMSGLTFRQIADMCGTSVAQIEKTYYHLNDEIRLTNAVANYRKNKDGTIQTI; encoded by the coding sequence TTGGCACTGAAAAAACAGCACTTTGCTGAAGGCGAAATACCAATATTTGACGAGGCTTGTATCTACAAGCGAGGTGAGTATTGGCAATTTCGTATGTGGTTGCCAAAAGAAAACAAGTACGCACGTAAAAGCCTACGTACACGCAGTGAAGCTACTGCAATTGAAAAGGGTAAAGCTGCGTACCTAGAGATTTACGCTAATCTACAGCAAGGCAAATCATACTTCTCCATAACTACAAAAGAAGGTGTGGAGAAGTATCTTAGCTTTCGTCAGCGAGACGTTGAACTTGGACATATAGTCAAAGGACGACACACAACCATCGCAACACACTTACAGCACTTTCTTAGCTTCATTGGCAAAGACACTAAGCTGAAAGAACTAGAACGCACTGACTGCGAAAACTACTTTTATCATCGCCACAAAGCCACCAACGGCAACGTCAAACAAGTCACAGTTCAAAACGAACAAAGCACAATTAATGCGCTAATGAAGTGGCTACACAAAAATGGCGAAACACACATCGATGGCTTTGACTTCAAGAAGCTGCCACGCTTAGACAAAGGCAATGAAGCTATTCGTCGTGCAACACTTACTAACGATGAATACGAAGCACTGTATCGTGCTATGCGCACCTACACTGCCAAACACAACAAACTGGATGATGCAGAACTAAGAGTGCGAAAAATCGTGCAGCACTACGTTCTAATCGCAGCTAACAGTGGTTTGCGAGTTGGCGAACAGCGTCAGCTACGTTGGAGTGAAGTGCAGATTGAACGTCACAAAGTGAATGGCGAAGAACAAAAGCTAGCACGTATCCATGTTCGCGCAGAGACAAGTAAAGTACGTACAAGTCGTACTTTCTTGTGTCGTAATGGACAGTACTTTGAACGCTTACGTGAAATATCAAAGCCTAAAACTGCTGACGAATTAATCTTTACAGTGGATAACGAGAACGAACTAAGTAAGCGTACGCTGCTATACCACTTCCACAAGATGATTGAATTAGCTGATATTGCTGATAGGGAAGTACGTGACTTAGTTCCCTACAGCTTACGTCACTTTATGATTACGCAACGTATTATGAGTGGCTTAACGTTTAGGCAGATAGCAGATATGTGTGGCACTAGCGTGGCGCAGATAGAAAAGACGTATTACCACTTGAATGACGAAATACGCTTAACCAATGCTGTGGCTAACTATAGAAAGAATAAAGATGGAACCATTCAAACAATCTGA
- a CDS encoding tyrosine-type recombinase/integrase: protein MAQAKTLNKTELKQLLDVTNSCSRYPLRDSTMLLFTHLCGLRVGEVAALRFDDVLDANDTVRDEMTLDAARTKSKRARKIFLPKQMQRQLQAYVRSVAKRPHHGYLFSTQKSARFSANTATQHLQRLYARAGIAGATSHSGRRTWLTTLSQRGVSVFVLADMAGHRSIQTTQRYVTVNDEMKRYAAELI, encoded by the coding sequence ATGGCACAAGCAAAGACACTTAACAAAACAGAGCTCAAGCAGCTGCTAGACGTAACAAATTCGTGCAGTCGTTATCCACTGCGTGACAGTACGATGCTGCTGTTTACGCACTTGTGTGGTTTACGTGTGGGAGAAGTAGCTGCACTGCGCTTTGATGACGTATTAGATGCAAACGACACAGTACGAGACGAAATGACACTTGATGCAGCACGTACCAAGTCAAAACGAGCACGTAAGATATTTCTGCCAAAGCAAATGCAGCGTCAGCTACAAGCATACGTTAGAAGCGTAGCTAAGCGTCCACATCATGGTTATTTGTTCTCTACACAAAAGAGTGCGCGATTTAGTGCAAACACTGCTACACAGCATCTACAACGCTTGTATGCACGTGCTGGAATTGCTGGCGCTACGTCACACAGTGGTAGACGCACTTGGTTAACAACTCTCAGTCAAAGGGGAGTGAGTGTGTTTGTGCTAGCTGATATGGCTGGACATAGAAGCATTCAAACAACACAGCGTTATGTGACAGTTAACGACGAGATGAAACGATATGCAGCAGAACTTATTTGA
- a CDS encoding H-NS histone family protein, whose product MKSYDELKAEMEAIQHQMVEAKKNERANALKEVKRLCKEFGFTAGMLKGSLAEGRKKQ is encoded by the coding sequence ATGAAATCTTATGACGAGTTGAAAGCTGAAATGGAAGCAATCCAGCATCAAATGGTTGAAGCTAAGAAGAACGAACGTGCTAACGCTCTGAAAGAAGTGAAACGTCTTTGTAAAGAGTTTGGCTTTACTGCTGGGATGTTGAAAGGCTCACTTGCTGAAGGGCGTAAAAAGCAATGA
- a CDS encoding FkbM family methyltransferase encodes MKSKNVIKKIMLRILTGVAGPFVNTRIGRAAFFEAAPQNQLLLAHTTEGIYYIVNSSDKVIGRSVYSERNSFDAHHLTDALDLISNPKSVLIDVGANIGTIGLLGISKGHFKKCIAFEPEPHNFKILTHNVSLNGLNDKFELRNEALSSEAVGTLDFELSEKNYGDHRMRIKTTSGIHNEANRKVISVVVNTLDRALENVNLDECMLFMDTQGYEGHVLSGANKLIQMNVPVVTEFWPYGLKRSGGLELFYNVLRNSGYTSMWDLKNPTKKLQFSIDELKVIESQIGYDGGFTDFLFVKE; translated from the coding sequence ATGAAAAGTAAAAATGTTATTAAAAAAATAATGTTGCGAATCCTGACTGGAGTTGCTGGGCCTTTCGTAAATACGAGAATTGGAAGAGCAGCATTTTTTGAAGCTGCGCCTCAAAATCAACTGCTACTAGCCCATACAACTGAAGGAATTTATTACATAGTTAACTCTTCGGACAAGGTTATTGGTCGAAGTGTGTATAGTGAACGAAATTCTTTTGATGCCCATCACCTCACCGACGCTCTAGATTTAATTTCTAATCCAAAATCTGTTTTGATCGATGTTGGCGCCAACATAGGAACAATTGGACTACTGGGTATATCCAAAGGTCACTTTAAAAAGTGTATTGCGTTTGAGCCAGAGCCTCATAACTTCAAAATTTTAACGCATAATGTTTCGCTTAATGGGTTGAATGATAAGTTTGAGTTAAGAAATGAAGCGTTATCATCTGAGGCAGTTGGTACGCTTGATTTCGAGTTGTCTGAGAAGAATTATGGCGATCATAGAATGCGCATTAAGACAACTTCAGGAATACATAATGAGGCTAACAGGAAAGTTATTTCTGTAGTGGTAAATACGCTAGACAGAGCTCTCGAAAATGTCAATTTAGATGAATGCATGCTTTTTATGGATACTCAAGGCTATGAGGGACATGTGCTATCTGGCGCTAATAAATTAATTCAGATGAACGTACCTGTTGTTACGGAGTTTTGGCCTTATGGCCTAAAAAGATCTGGCGGCTTGGAGCTTTTCTATAACGTACTGAGAAACTCTGGATATACCTCGATGTGGGATTTGAAAAATCCAACCAAAAAATTACAATTCAGCATAGATGAGCTTAAAGTCATTGAATCTCAAATAGGATACGATGGGGGCTTTACAGATTTCTTATTTGTGAAGGAATAA
- a CDS encoding AsnC family transcriptional regulator, with amino-acid sequence MEIDAIDRKILRSVQRDISHPLEYLAETVGLSRNAVWRRLKSLEQHGYIDKKVALLNPQKLGIDLLVFIQVRTNEHDAAWCDRFAAAVKRTPQILSAHRMTGDLDYLIKARVKNVEEYDSLYQNLTRQISLNDVSASFVMESLKDTTELPF; translated from the coding sequence ATGGAAATTGATGCAATAGATCGAAAAATCTTGAGATCAGTTCAACGTGATATTTCTCACCCTTTAGAATATTTGGCAGAAACTGTTGGGCTCTCACGCAATGCGGTCTGGCGACGCCTAAAGTCTTTGGAACAACACGGATATATTGATAAGAAGGTAGCTTTGCTCAATCCGCAAAAGCTTGGCATTGACTTGTTGGTTTTTATTCAGGTGCGCACAAATGAACATGATGCCGCATGGTGCGATCGGTTTGCTGCGGCAGTGAAACGGACTCCCCAAATTTTATCTGCCCACCGCATGACCGGAGATCTTGACTATTTGATCAAAGCGCGTGTGAAAAATGTGGAGGAATACGACAGTCTTTATCAAAATTTGACGAGACAAATATCTCTCAATGATGTGTCCGCCAGCTTTGTCATGGAAAGCCTGAAAGACACGACTGAACTACCTTTTTAA
- a CDS encoding class II glutamine amidotransferase: MCRWAAYIGKPLYLSDILIAPEHSLIDQSSCANKGKARVNADGFGLAWYSQKKEPGVFKDILPAWSNINLASLADHIRSRLFLAHIRASTGTEVSRTNCHPFVVGRWSFIHNGLIGGFERQRKVADIAIPGPLYHHRKGTTDSEAFFLIALSLGLETDPHGAILKTIQCFQDFTTDQLHMRLSIAMSDGYRLFAVRYSTELSAPSLFYKIHQSEDGYSVASEPYDTDFKAWNVVSNNSFCTFHAKDAPIIVPLIAQNCTTA; the protein is encoded by the coding sequence ATGTGCAGATGGGCGGCTTATATTGGAAAACCTCTTTATCTCAGCGATATTTTGATTGCTCCCGAACATTCCTTGATTGATCAAAGCTCATGCGCAAATAAAGGAAAAGCGCGCGTAAATGCGGATGGTTTCGGATTGGCATGGTATTCCCAAAAAAAGGAGCCGGGTGTCTTTAAAGACATTCTTCCGGCTTGGTCGAATATCAATTTGGCGTCCTTGGCAGATCATATCCGATCCCGTCTTTTTCTCGCACATATTCGTGCGTCAACGGGCACAGAGGTGAGCAGGACCAATTGCCATCCATTTGTCGTCGGGCGTTGGTCTTTCATACACAATGGTTTGATCGGTGGGTTTGAGCGCCAGCGCAAAGTGGCCGACATTGCCATTCCTGGCCCTCTTTATCATCACCGCAAGGGTACGACAGATAGCGAAGCCTTTTTTCTGATTGCGCTTTCTTTGGGATTGGAAACGGATCCGCACGGCGCGATTTTGAAAACAATTCAGTGTTTCCAAGATTTTACGACCGACCAGTTGCATATGCGTTTGTCGATTGCCATGTCTGACGGATATCGACTTTTCGCGGTGCGATATTCCACCGAATTGTCGGCGCCAAGCTTGTTTTACAAGATTCATCAAAGTGAAGATGGGTATTCCGTCGCATCAGAACCTTATGACACCGACTTTAAAGCGTGGAATGTCGTTTCAAATAACAGCTTTTGCACCTTTCATGCAAAAGATGCGCCGATCATTGTTCCATTGATCGCCCAGAACTGCACTACAGCCTGA
- a CDS encoding DUF1772 domain-containing protein: protein MTAAIHIPLNNHIQKVKTEDLHDQTLADVRLKFEAKWNFFNYVRTVIAFLSACYCS, encoded by the coding sequence ATAACAGCGGCAATACATATTCCTTTAAACAACCATATACAAAAAGTTAAAACCGAAGACCTTCATGATCAAACGTTAGCGGATGTGCGTTTAAAATTTGAAGCAAAGTGGAATTTCTTCAATTATGTTCGAACAGTTATCGCCTTTCTGTCAGCTTGTTATTGCTCATAA
- a CDS encoding SDR family oxidoreductase, whose product MIDLAGKRIFVSGAGAGMGAAVALLSARAGAEVLATDKFEDGLLPLSKAGCTVAVLDVTDQEAVDRFFTSQQPFDGIVNMAGWVHHGRLTDLSDEDWQRSFQINVDSMFYVLRAALPKMILAGGGSVVNMASLASSVKGFAYRAAYSASKAAVIGLTKSVAVDYMADNLRANAICPGTIESASLKKRITSLAEELGDANKARAWFVDRQPMKRLGQPDEIAKLILYLLSDDGAYATGQSFIIDGGTTA is encoded by the coding sequence ATGATAGATTTGGCTGGTAAAAGGATTTTTGTAAGCGGTGCAGGCGCGGGTATGGGCGCCGCCGTTGCTTTGCTTTCGGCGCGCGCGGGAGCCGAGGTTCTTGCCACTGACAAATTCGAGGACGGGCTTTTGCCTTTAAGTAAAGCAGGCTGCACAGTCGCTGTTCTTGATGTGACCGATCAAGAGGCGGTAGATCGTTTTTTCACGTCTCAACAGCCATTTGACGGGATTGTTAATATGGCAGGCTGGGTTCATCATGGGCGTCTGACCGATTTAAGCGATGAAGATTGGCAAAGATCGTTTCAAATCAACGTTGACAGCATGTTTTATGTGTTGCGCGCCGCCCTGCCAAAAATGATTTTGGCCGGCGGAGGATCCGTTGTAAATATGGCGTCTTTGGCTTCATCCGTGAAAGGGTTTGCCTATCGCGCGGCCTATAGCGCATCAAAGGCTGCGGTGATTGGGCTGACAAAATCCGTTGCCGTGGATTATATGGCCGATAATTTGCGGGCAAATGCAATTTGTCCCGGAACAATTGAAAGCGCCTCATTGAAAAAAAGAATAACCAGTTTGGCCGAAGAGTTGGGCGATGCAAATAAAGCCCGGGCTTGGTTCGTTGACCGCCAACCCATGAAACGATTGGGTCAACCTGACGAGATTGCGAAGCTAATTCTCTATCTATTATCCGATGATGGTGCTTATGCGACAGGGCAATCTTTTATAATTGATGGTGGCACCACTGCCTAG
- a CDS encoding 2-(1,2-epoxy-1,2-dihydrophenyl)acetyl-CoA isomerase, which yields MKYDTIEVHLSSDVACVSMNRPEVMNALNTQMRAEITDAYKRLAAQARVIVLTGRGKAFCSGQDLGDRANAAQLDLERTLRDEYEPMLRAIIECQIPTITALNGAAAGAGANLALASDVVIAAKSSYFMQAFTKIGLIPDAGGTYLMPRTMGLAKAMGAALFAEKISAEQADEWGLIWEAVADDAFEATWRARAEYLAKGPTLAYSHLKTALRASSENNLEAQLALEAKLQKECGNSRDFKEGVVAFLEKRTALFEGR from the coding sequence ATGAAGTATGATACGATTGAGGTTCACCTGTCCTCTGATGTTGCCTGTGTTTCTATGAACCGTCCCGAGGTGATGAACGCGCTGAACACGCAAATGCGCGCCGAAATCACCGATGCGTATAAGCGTTTGGCTGCGCAGGCGCGTGTGATCGTATTGACTGGGCGCGGTAAAGCGTTTTGTTCGGGGCAAGATTTAGGTGATCGTGCAAATGCGGCGCAACTTGATTTGGAGCGCACGCTCAGGGATGAATACGAACCGATGTTGCGCGCGATTATCGAGTGTCAAATTCCCACGATAACCGCCTTGAACGGGGCTGCGGCGGGTGCAGGCGCAAATCTTGCCTTGGCATCCGACGTGGTGATTGCCGCGAAATCTTCTTATTTTATGCAGGCCTTTACAAAAATTGGTCTCATTCCTGACGCGGGCGGAACCTACCTAATGCCGCGCACAATGGGTCTTGCCAAAGCCATGGGAGCCGCGTTGTTTGCTGAAAAAATATCAGCAGAGCAAGCGGATGAATGGGGTTTGATCTGGGAGGCGGTTGCAGATGACGCGTTTGAAGCCACGTGGCGCGCGCGGGCGGAATATTTGGCCAAGGGGCCAACTTTGGCTTATTCTCATTTAAAAACGGCGCTGCGTGCCTCATCCGAGAATAATTTAGAGGCGCAACTGGCTTTAGAGGCCAAGCTTCAAAAAGAATGCGGAAATAGCCGTGATTTCAAAGAAGGCGTTGTGGCCTTTCTGGAAAAACGAACCGCGCTTTTTGAAGGAAGATAA
- a CDS encoding cytochrome C biogenesis protein CcdA codes for MRLRYIFLAFSLWIGCAYAVEPDEILADPALEARARVISKDLRCLVCQNESIDESNASLARDLRLLVRERLVMGESNEEVLDFVVTRYGEFALLRPQTKGSNVILWVAGPVMLLLALLIAFAYIRSRQAQVNSAASNALSVNEKERLDKILEQTNLE; via the coding sequence ATGAGGCTACGTTACATATTCTTGGCGTTTTCGCTCTGGATCGGATGCGCCTATGCGGTTGAGCCTGACGAAATTTTGGCCGACCCGGCCCTCGAGGCGCGCGCGCGGGTCATTTCCAAAGATTTAAGGTGTTTGGTGTGTCAGAATGAAAGCATTGATGAAAGCAACGCGTCTTTGGCGCGCGATTTGCGGCTGTTGGTGCGGGAACGCTTGGTGATGGGTGAAAGTAACGAAGAAGTGCTTGATTTTGTAGTCACCCGTTATGGAGAATTTGCTTTGCTGCGCCCCCAAACCAAAGGCTCTAACGTGATTTTATGGGTTGCGGGTCCGGTGATGCTTTTGCTCGCATTGTTGATCGCTTTTGCCTATATAAGAAGCCGCCAAGCGCAAGTGAACAGCGCTGCATCCAACGCATTAAGCGTGAATGAAAAAGAGCGTTTAGATAAAATTTTAGAACAAACCAATTTGGAGTGA